A single Haloglycomyces albus DSM 45210 DNA region contains:
- the tyrS gene encoding tyrosine--tRNA ligase — protein MHILDDLSWRGLIQDSTDLEALRSAIDSGQVSFYVGFDPTAESLHVGHLTQVLTARRLQQAGLRPYLLVGGATGQIGDPREASERSLNPPDVVSGWVKKIQSQLEPFMNFTGDDHAIMVNNLDWTGELDVVSFLRDVGKHFPVSKMINREVVKARLESGISFTEFAYQLLQSNDYYTLYHKHGVNLQFGGSDQWGNITAGVDYIRRRTGEHAHAFVTPLVVKADGSKFGKTEGGAVWLNADLTSPYAFYQFWINADDRDIVTYLKYFSFKSHEEIDELAQATAEKPAARLAQRALAEELTTLLHGAEECANVQRASKALFGRGDLNELPEATLRAALSEAGLASVSDRETPMAHLLKEAGVVASMGEARRAAKEGGIYLNNERVTDIHQPIESEQLLHGRYAVLRRGKKTIGGAEIHSQ, from the coding sequence GTGCATATTCTCGACGATCTCAGCTGGCGTGGACTGATCCAAGACTCGACCGATCTGGAGGCGTTGCGCAGTGCAATCGACTCTGGACAGGTATCTTTTTACGTCGGATTCGACCCGACGGCGGAGTCTCTGCACGTCGGGCACCTCACGCAGGTTCTCACCGCTCGTCGACTGCAGCAGGCGGGCCTGCGTCCCTATCTGCTGGTAGGTGGCGCCACCGGTCAGATCGGAGATCCTCGTGAGGCCAGTGAACGCAGCCTGAACCCCCCGGACGTCGTATCGGGGTGGGTCAAGAAGATCCAGTCTCAACTTGAGCCGTTTATGAACTTCACAGGTGACGATCACGCCATCATGGTCAACAACCTCGACTGGACCGGTGAACTCGACGTGGTCTCCTTCCTGCGCGATGTGGGCAAACACTTTCCCGTATCGAAGATGATCAACCGGGAGGTCGTCAAGGCCCGCCTGGAATCGGGTATTTCCTTCACCGAATTCGCCTACCAGCTTCTGCAGTCCAACGACTACTACACGCTGTACCACAAGCACGGCGTCAACCTGCAATTCGGTGGCTCCGACCAGTGGGGGAACATCACCGCCGGCGTGGACTACATTCGGCGCCGCACCGGTGAGCACGCGCACGCCTTCGTCACCCCCTTGGTGGTCAAGGCCGACGGAAGTAAATTCGGCAAAACCGAAGGTGGCGCGGTATGGTTGAACGCCGATCTCACCAGTCCGTACGCCTTCTACCAATTCTGGATCAATGCCGACGACCGCGATATCGTGACCTACCTCAAGTACTTTTCCTTTAAGAGTCATGAGGAGATCGACGAACTTGCCCAGGCTACCGCTGAAAAGCCGGCGGCTCGCCTAGCGCAACGGGCGCTCGCGGAAGAATTGACCACACTGCTGCACGGGGCCGAGGAATGCGCCAATGTGCAAAGGGCCTCGAAAGCCTTGTTCGGTCGCGGTGATCTGAACGAGTTGCCCGAAGCGACGTTGCGAGCGGCGTTGAGCGAAGCCGGTTTGGCGTCCGTGAGCGATCGTGAAACGCCGATGGCACACCTGTTGAAGGAAGCCGGAGTGGTGGCATCGATGGGAGAGGCACGACGGGCCGCCAAGGAAGGCGGCATCTACCTCAACAATGAACGGGTCACCGATATCCATCAGCCGATTGAATCCGAGCAGTTGTTGCACGGTCGGTACGCCGTACTGCGGCGAGGAAAAAAGACCATTGGCGGGGCGGAGATTCACTCACAATAG
- a CDS encoding HAD-IIA family hydrolase yields MSGPTEAKLKSTDEPLHRRYDVALFDLDGVVYLLDTPVPGVPAALETVTDAGCEAVFVTNNASRAPEEVAGALTRMGITCPVNRVVTSAQAAAAGIAAHCGSGASTFVVGSNALRTAVQAAGLTLVDDPRAAEAVAMGYVPTTNWRDLADITLAARHGAWWMVANLDATLPTPDGPMPGMGALAQAVATALGRSPDAAAGKPEPVIYRTALERVGGERPIMVGDRPDSDIRGANALGLDTLLVFSGVAGPLDAVTLPPDDRPDYLGWTAEDLIQPQPTVTVSEPGAAGCGSWRVHTESGRFVLRGQGDVLSAWRAVCAAAWSAADAGVTRLDPRSPPEILADGEAAQTVLKTA; encoded by the coding sequence ATGAGCGGTCCGACCGAAGCTAAACTCAAAAGCACCGATGAGCCCTTGCACCGACGATACGACGTCGCCCTGTTCGACCTCGACGGCGTGGTGTATTTGCTCGACACTCCGGTTCCTGGGGTCCCGGCGGCGTTGGAAACGGTCACCGACGCCGGTTGTGAAGCCGTCTTTGTAACTAATAACGCGTCCCGGGCTCCCGAAGAGGTGGCTGGTGCGCTGACGCGGATGGGAATCACGTGTCCGGTGAATCGGGTGGTGACCTCGGCGCAGGCCGCTGCGGCCGGAATCGCCGCGCACTGTGGCTCCGGGGCGTCGACGTTCGTGGTGGGGTCGAACGCCCTTCGGACGGCCGTGCAGGCAGCTGGTCTGACCCTGGTCGACGATCCACGTGCGGCCGAGGCGGTTGCCATGGGGTACGTGCCCACCACCAATTGGCGTGATCTGGCCGATATCACTCTCGCGGCTCGACACGGGGCTTGGTGGATGGTGGCGAACCTGGACGCCACCCTTCCGACTCCGGACGGCCCGATGCCGGGAATGGGCGCTCTGGCCCAGGCCGTGGCCACAGCGTTGGGACGTTCTCCCGACGCGGCGGCGGGAAAACCGGAACCGGTCATCTATCGGACGGCCCTGGAACGAGTAGGCGGGGAGCGGCCCATCATGGTCGGCGACCGGCCCGATTCGGATATTCGCGGTGCGAACGCTCTTGGATTGGACACGCTGCTGGTGTTCTCCGGTGTGGCTGGTCCGCTCGACGCGGTAACGCTTCCACCCGACGACCGACCGGATTATCTTGGATGGACGGCCGAAGATCTGATTCAACCGCAGCCTACGGTGACGGTGTCCGAACCGGGAGCGGCGGGATGTGGGTCGTGGCGTGTCCACACGGAATCGGGACGATTCGTATTGCGGGGGCAGGGAGACGTTTTGTCAGCATGGCGTGCGGTATGCGCGGCTGCCTGGTCGGCTGCGGACGCCGGGGTCACACGTCTCGATCCCCGGTCTCCTCCTGAGATCCTCGCCGACGGTGAAGCGGCACAAACGGTATTGAAGACCGCGTGA
- a CDS encoding SCP2 sterol-binding domain-containing protein, translating into MTTAAECHDALEKFGELLASKPKTAKKLSGFDRTLACDVTDLDVSFNGRFDKGKLVDIAEGDNDDAQIRMIVSSDDLQALVDGELDFKKAFTSGQVKVKANMMDMMKLGSAL; encoded by the coding sequence ATGACCACTGCCGCCGAGTGCCACGACGCTTTGGAGAAATTCGGCGAATTGCTGGCCTCCAAACCCAAGACCGCCAAAAAGCTATCCGGTTTCGATCGCACGCTTGCCTGCGACGTCACCGACCTCGACGTGTCGTTCAACGGACGTTTCGACAAGGGCAAGCTCGTCGACATTGCCGAAGGCGACAACGACGATGCCCAAATTCGCATGATCGTCTCCTCCGACGACCTCCAGGCGCTTGTCGACGGTGAGCTCGACTTCAAAAAGGCGTTCACGTCCGGCCAGGTGAAGGTCAAAGCCAACATGATGGACATGATGAAGCTGGGCAGCGCCCTCTAA
- a CDS encoding TlyA family RNA methyltransferase — MPDIRLDVALVNMGLAPSRTQAHNLIKQGVVMVNKTPVTKPSRSITDTDVIEREGPTPYASRGAGKLQPVLAQAGIDPDGKVCLDAGASTGGFTDVLLRAGALRVVAVDIGQAQLRAEMADDDRVTVHDHTNVRFISDGDIGGKVDLTVADLSFISLTKVLEALASCTHLHGSLLPMIKPQFEVGKERIGASGVVTDPDLRYAAVMDVVEAGKAVGWNTQWVAASPLPGPSGNVEFFAHMKYGQPDLEPEAIRAIVDAA, encoded by the coding sequence ATGCCTGACATTCGCTTGGATGTGGCCCTGGTGAACATGGGGTTGGCGCCTTCCCGAACGCAGGCGCACAACTTGATCAAGCAGGGTGTCGTCATGGTCAATAAGACGCCGGTCACCAAACCGTCGCGTTCCATCACGGATACGGACGTCATCGAACGAGAAGGGCCGACGCCGTATGCGTCCCGGGGCGCGGGGAAGCTGCAACCCGTACTGGCGCAGGCGGGTATTGATCCGGACGGCAAAGTATGTCTTGACGCGGGAGCCTCCACCGGTGGCTTTACCGATGTCCTGCTGCGGGCCGGAGCTCTCCGTGTGGTGGCGGTCGACATTGGCCAGGCTCAGTTGCGCGCGGAAATGGCGGACGACGACCGAGTGACCGTCCACGATCACACGAACGTGAGATTCATTTCGGACGGTGATATAGGTGGAAAGGTCGACCTTACTGTGGCCGATCTGTCCTTCATCTCGTTGACGAAGGTGCTGGAGGCCCTGGCCTCGTGTACGCACCTACACGGTTCGCTGTTGCCGATGATCAAACCGCAGTTTGAAGTGGGAAAAGAACGGATTGGTGCTAGCGGTGTGGTGACCGATCCCGACTTGCGGTACGCGGCTGTCATGGACGTCGTGGAGGCCGGGAAGGCTGTGGGGTGGAATACCCAATGGGTGGCTGCGAGTCCCCTGCCGGGTCCGTCGGGCAATGTAGAGTTTTTCGCGCACATGAAGTACGGTCAACCCGATCTGGAGCCTGAGGCGATTCGGGCGATAGTGGACGCAGCCTAA
- a CDS encoding NAD kinase → MSELNAAPQRVLVTTHPFREDVGELAESIAHTLRANKVAVRIVPGTMANLCDPGIIEVSDSHSTGKADMVIALGGDGTVLRSASLSGEAGLPLLGINLGKVGFLAEAETGELPTVLDRLLRGDFAVEERTTLSVHARDGKGGVWTSWAFNDIAVEKAEPARMLEVYVEVDGTRVSRYGCDGVLCSTPTGSTAHAMSAGGPVMWPNVDALLLVPVNAHALFTKPLVTHPSAKITIGVESSLTPAALIADGKPMATLPAGSTVDITSSDRPVHLVRMSNRSYPQRLVSKLAIPVEGWRNNR, encoded by the coding sequence GTGTCTGAATTGAATGCTGCACCCCAACGAGTTCTCGTCACGACACACCCGTTTCGGGAGGACGTGGGCGAACTTGCCGAATCGATAGCACATACCTTGCGGGCCAACAAGGTAGCCGTACGCATCGTCCCGGGAACCATGGCCAATCTGTGCGATCCCGGCATCATTGAAGTGTCGGATTCACACTCGACAGGCAAGGCCGACATGGTCATTGCTCTGGGCGGTGACGGTACCGTTCTGCGTTCGGCCTCTTTGTCAGGCGAAGCGGGTCTACCACTGTTGGGCATCAATTTGGGAAAGGTCGGTTTTCTCGCGGAGGCCGAGACCGGGGAACTGCCCACCGTCTTGGATCGGCTGTTGCGGGGCGACTTTGCCGTGGAGGAACGGACGACGTTGAGCGTTCATGCCCGTGACGGCAAAGGCGGTGTATGGACCTCGTGGGCGTTCAATGACATCGCAGTGGAGAAGGCTGAACCCGCGCGCATGTTGGAAGTGTATGTGGAGGTGGACGGGACTCGCGTTTCTCGCTACGGGTGCGACGGCGTCTTGTGTTCGACTCCGACCGGCTCCACCGCTCACGCCATGTCGGCCGGTGGTCCTGTCATGTGGCCCAACGTCGACGCCCTACTATTGGTCCCGGTCAATGCGCACGCCCTGTTCACCAAACCGCTCGTCACCCATCCGAGTGCCAAGATCACCATTGGGGTGGAATCGTCCCTGACTCCAGCGGCGCTTATTGCCGACGGGAAGCCGATGGCGACGCTACCGGCCGGGTCAACAGTGGATATTACGAGTAGCGATCGCCCGGTTCACTTGGTGCGTATGTCCAACCGTTCGTATCCGCAACGTCTGGTGTCCAAATTGGCGATTCCGGTCGAGGGTTGGCGCAATAATCGTTGA
- a CDS encoding aldo/keto reductase — protein MERRPLGRSGLEVSCMGLGTMTWTTDEVGMEDAAGQLITFLEAGGTLVDTADVFGGGTAESVLGQLTKSVVDRSQLHIVTKAGVRTDSTNRNRDTSRTWLLRALDDSLKRLQTDYVDVWLLHVYDPDTPLEETMAALDTAWRSGRARYVGLSNHTGWQTARAATWQSAWPGRAPIVATEVEYSLLERGVEREVLPAALAMELGLLAWSPLGRGVLTGKYRYGRPADSRINSASWSRFVKTYLDERSAAIVEAVSTAADGLGVSPLEVALAWVRDQPGVSSAIVGARNAGQLKASLGSDQLFLPPEIRLALDDISLPQVGYPENH, from the coding sequence ATGGAACGTAGACCTTTGGGCCGCAGTGGTTTGGAAGTCTCCTGTATGGGCTTGGGCACCATGACGTGGACGACCGATGAAGTGGGTATGGAAGACGCCGCCGGACAACTCATCACCTTCCTGGAAGCGGGCGGAACACTCGTCGACACCGCCGACGTCTTCGGAGGGGGAACGGCCGAGTCCGTCCTCGGGCAACTCACCAAATCCGTGGTAGACCGCTCACAGCTGCACATCGTCACCAAGGCCGGGGTGCGCACCGACAGCACCAATCGTAATCGCGACACCTCGCGCACCTGGCTACTTCGTGCACTGGACGACTCGCTCAAACGGCTCCAAACCGACTACGTCGACGTCTGGCTCCTGCACGTCTACGACCCGGATACCCCGTTGGAAGAGACCATGGCGGCCCTGGACACCGCGTGGCGAAGCGGCCGAGCTCGCTACGTCGGTCTGTCCAATCACACCGGATGGCAAACCGCCCGAGCCGCTACCTGGCAGTCCGCCTGGCCCGGTCGAGCGCCGATCGTGGCCACCGAAGTGGAGTACTCTCTCCTTGAACGCGGGGTGGAACGCGAGGTCCTGCCCGCAGCATTGGCGATGGAGCTCGGACTGCTGGCTTGGTCGCCTCTCGGTCGTGGGGTCCTCACGGGAAAATACCGCTACGGCCGTCCCGCCGACTCCCGCATCAATTCCGCCTCGTGGAGTCGCTTTGTCAAAACCTACCTCGACGAACGAAGCGCCGCCATCGTCGAGGCCGTATCCACCGCGGCCGACGGCCTGGGAGTCAGTCCGCTGGAGGTCGCCCTTGCCTGGGTGCGCGACCAACCGGGAGTGTCCTCAGCCATCGTGGGGGCGCGCAACGCCGGACAGCTCAAAGCCTCCCTCGGCAGCGACCAACTCTTCCTGCCACCTGAAATTCGCTTGGCCCTGGACGATATATCCCTACCGCAGGTCGGCTACCCCGAAAACCATTAA
- a CDS encoding undecaprenyl-diphosphate phosphatase, with protein sequence MQSIELPIDICEERTLEIWQAVVLGIVEGITEFLPISSTGHLVVTADFIGLDPSDRAFIAFNALIQGAAILAILVYFFQDILRISVGWCKGVFQPQHRGMDYRFGWYVIVGTIPIVIAGLILSDYIDKVMNIWIVAVGMIGFSFVMWWGERVATHQRTESHVSMKDAVFVGLMQVLALFPGVSRSAATMTGGLLRDLDRVAATRLAFFLGIPALVGAGILEADEAFGASVPLVSLLVGALVSGVVAYASVAWLMKFVSKHTFMPFVYYRLGFGAFLLVIAATGAVSG encoded by the coding sequence GTGCAGTCAATTGAGCTTCCCATCGATATCTGTGAGGAAAGAACATTGGAGATCTGGCAGGCGGTCGTGCTGGGGATCGTTGAGGGTATTACCGAGTTTCTCCCGATTTCTTCGACCGGTCACCTGGTCGTGACGGCGGACTTTATCGGCTTGGATCCGTCCGACCGGGCGTTCATCGCCTTCAACGCCCTCATTCAGGGGGCGGCGATCCTTGCCATTTTGGTGTATTTCTTCCAAGACATCCTGCGTATTTCAGTCGGCTGGTGCAAAGGCGTGTTTCAACCTCAGCACCGGGGAATGGACTACCGGTTCGGATGGTATGTGATCGTGGGAACGATTCCCATCGTCATCGCGGGCCTCATATTGTCCGACTACATCGACAAGGTCATGAACATTTGGATCGTGGCCGTGGGCATGATCGGGTTTTCATTCGTCATGTGGTGGGGTGAACGTGTCGCCACTCATCAGCGTACCGAATCGCACGTCTCGATGAAGGACGCGGTTTTTGTGGGACTGATGCAGGTGCTCGCTTTGTTTCCCGGCGTTTCTCGGTCGGCGGCAACGATGACCGGAGGTCTGCTCCGAGATCTTGATCGTGTCGCGGCTACCCGGCTGGCGTTCTTTCTGGGGATTCCCGCACTAGTGGGCGCGGGAATTTTGGAGGCCGATGAGGCGTTTGGAGCATCGGTGCCGCTGGTTTCCCTACTCGTCGGTGCCTTGGTATCGGGCGTGGTGGCTTACGCTTCGGTGGCTTGGCTGATGAAGTTCGTATCGAAGCACACATTCATGCCGTTCGTATACTACCGCCTGGGATTTGGGGCGTTTTTGCTGGTTATTGCCGCTACTGGTGCGGTATCCGGCTAA
- the mshC gene encoding cysteine--1-D-myo-inosityl 2-amino-2-deoxy-alpha-D-glucopyranoside ligase produces MDSWNAPEIASLPGKGEPLRLFDTSSQEVINPLRPEATEATLYVCGITPYDATHLGHAATMITFDLVARYWRDQGIRVRYAQNVTDVDEPLFERAERDGEDWRVLGLRETALYREDMAALGIVPPDHFVGAIETIPEIGEAVARLLETGHAYRHESGDVYYSVDSEADFGAESNYDHSTMVKFFGERGGDPDREGKRNILDPILWNAPKEGEPQWESPVGPGRPGWHIECSLIAMGYLSDSIDLQGGGTDLIFPHHEMSASHAQSLSGERPFARAYVHTGMIGLDGEKMSKSLGNLVFVSRLRADGVDPNAVRLGLLTGHYRSDRQWSDQVLAEAKQRLARWSAAVRRDTALPAGEMLCRVRQHLADDLDTPRALAAVDAWVEEVERDGGTDPSAPILARDTIAALLGIEL; encoded by the coding sequence ATGGACTCGTGGAACGCACCTGAAATCGCCTCCTTGCCCGGCAAAGGCGAGCCGCTTCGGCTTTTCGACACCTCCAGCCAGGAAGTCATCAATCCTCTACGCCCTGAGGCGACCGAGGCAACCCTGTATGTGTGTGGTATCACTCCGTATGATGCGACTCATCTGGGGCACGCCGCCACGATGATCACATTTGACCTGGTCGCTCGCTATTGGCGTGACCAGGGAATCAGGGTGCGATACGCGCAGAACGTCACCGACGTGGACGAACCGCTCTTCGAGCGTGCGGAACGTGACGGGGAGGACTGGCGTGTCCTCGGCCTGCGAGAGACGGCGCTGTACCGCGAGGACATGGCAGCGCTCGGTATCGTGCCCCCCGATCATTTCGTCGGAGCGATTGAAACGATTCCTGAAATAGGCGAGGCGGTGGCGCGCCTCTTGGAAACCGGGCATGCGTACCGGCATGAATCAGGTGACGTCTACTATTCCGTGGATTCCGAAGCCGATTTCGGCGCCGAATCGAATTACGATCACTCCACGATGGTGAAGTTCTTCGGCGAACGCGGCGGTGACCCCGACCGTGAGGGTAAGCGAAACATTCTGGACCCGATCCTCTGGAATGCCCCGAAAGAGGGAGAGCCGCAATGGGAGTCACCGGTTGGACCGGGCCGTCCCGGCTGGCACATCGAATGCAGCTTGATAGCCATGGGCTACCTGTCCGATTCCATTGATCTACAAGGCGGTGGGACGGACCTGATCTTTCCCCACCACGAAATGTCGGCGTCGCATGCGCAGTCTCTGAGTGGGGAACGGCCTTTCGCACGAGCCTACGTTCACACCGGAATGATCGGACTGGACGGCGAAAAGATGTCGAAAAGTCTGGGAAACCTGGTGTTTGTATCACGACTACGAGCGGACGGAGTCGACCCCAACGCGGTACGCCTCGGGCTGCTGACCGGTCACTATCGCAGCGACCGGCAGTGGAGCGATCAAGTCCTGGCCGAAGCCAAGCAGCGGTTGGCACGCTGGAGTGCGGCGGTGCGACGCGATACCGCTCTACCCGCCGGAGAGATGTTGTGCCGTGTCCGGCAGCATCTTGCCGACGACCTGGATACTCCACGGGCCCTGGCTGCGGTCGATGCATGGGTGGAAGAGGTCGAACGTGACGGCGGTACTGATCCGTCCGCTCCGATTCTGGCACGTGACACCATTGCCGCCCTTCTTGGTATCGAACTCTAG
- a CDS encoding enoyl-CoA hydratase-related protein: protein MSAFNGLTQRAWCHLREEGHTVGVELAPTHTDESMTELVRQHDPDLILCPFLKHRVPESVWGHYPTVIVHPGPAGDRGPSSLDHAILDERVRWGVTALSAIEAMDAGPIWSSHNFTMPSPPISKSALYNSHVADAAMACIDDVVATVAQGNPRPTPPEVYPREIPDTGERPLLRRKDFAIDWSDTPEEICRRIAAADGAPGAPAVINGRDYCLFDATHEDITYSVRPGTVVARDGDRIAVGANGGLVWVGYAAKLTDNKRGIKQPAGHVISVGGVPSTTLPHRNVPEELSETDYQRIGDVGVLTIRSYNGAMHTEQCERITTAVEKALTESTHTLVVTGTEHCFSNGIHLGAIEAAVDPAQEAWNNINAIDDLCAALAEARQLTVASISTNAGAGGVMTALAADVVYAREGAVLNPYYDMGLYGSELHSWSLPARVGLETAHRLLNDKLPVSARRALDLGLVDAVGPRQWDSYVRWLTQRAQALEDDRLREQLRHGALARRSARPLTYHRTLELAEMARDFYDNRNGFAEKRRDFVFKRPASETPPHLRFA, encoded by the coding sequence GTGTCAGCGTTTAACGGGCTCACTCAGCGTGCTTGGTGCCATCTGCGTGAAGAGGGGCACACGGTGGGCGTCGAACTCGCCCCGACCCATACCGACGAGTCCATGACCGAACTTGTCCGACAACACGACCCCGACCTCATTCTCTGCCCCTTTCTGAAACACCGGGTACCCGAATCCGTATGGGGCCATTACCCGACCGTCATCGTGCATCCCGGTCCCGCCGGCGATCGCGGCCCCTCGTCGCTCGATCACGCGATCCTCGACGAGCGTGTGCGCTGGGGAGTGACGGCCCTGTCGGCAATCGAAGCCATGGATGCGGGACCGATCTGGTCCAGCCACAATTTCACCATGCCCTCACCCCCGATTTCGAAAAGCGCACTGTACAACTCCCATGTCGCCGACGCCGCTATGGCCTGCATCGATGACGTGGTCGCCACGGTCGCACAGGGGAATCCCCGCCCCACTCCGCCGGAGGTCTATCCGAGAGAAATCCCCGATACCGGCGAACGACCTCTCTTGCGTCGTAAAGATTTCGCCATCGACTGGTCTGATACGCCTGAAGAGATCTGCCGTCGCATAGCCGCCGCCGACGGAGCTCCCGGAGCGCCTGCGGTTATCAACGGCAGAGACTACTGTTTGTTCGACGCCACCCACGAGGACATCACGTACTCGGTGCGTCCCGGAACCGTCGTGGCGCGAGACGGTGATCGCATTGCGGTGGGAGCGAACGGTGGCCTGGTATGGGTCGGCTATGCCGCCAAACTCACCGACAACAAACGGGGTATCAAACAGCCGGCCGGTCACGTCATATCCGTCGGAGGAGTACCAAGCACCACTCTGCCGCATCGCAACGTTCCCGAAGAACTGAGCGAAACCGACTATCAGCGTATCGGTGACGTCGGCGTGCTCACCATTCGCTCCTACAACGGGGCCATGCACACCGAACAGTGCGAGCGCATCACCACCGCGGTGGAAAAGGCACTTACCGAAAGCACCCACACCCTCGTCGTCACCGGTACGGAACACTGTTTCTCCAACGGCATTCACCTAGGTGCCATCGAGGCCGCGGTGGACCCCGCTCAGGAAGCGTGGAACAACATCAATGCCATCGACGATCTGTGCGCCGCCCTGGCCGAAGCCCGCCAACTCACCGTCGCTTCGATATCCACCAACGCGGGGGCGGGCGGCGTGATGACCGCCTTGGCCGCCGACGTCGTATACGCCCGTGAAGGAGCCGTACTCAATCCCTATTACGACATGGGACTGTACGGGTCCGAACTGCACTCGTGGAGCCTGCCAGCCCGCGTGGGCCTGGAAACGGCCCATCGGTTGCTGAACGACAAGCTACCCGTCTCGGCACGGCGTGCGCTGGACCTGGGGCTGGTCGATGCCGTCGGGCCGCGACAGTGGGACTCCTACGTCCGGTGGCTGACCCAGCGGGCTCAGGCGTTGGAAGACGACCGGCTGCGGGAACAGCTACGGCACGGTGCGCTCGCCCGCCGATCGGCACGTCCCCTGACCTACCATCGAACGCTTGAACTGGCGGAGATGGCACGAGACTTTTACGACAATAGGAACGGATTCGCCGAGAAACGCAGGGACTTTGTCTTCAAACGCCCCGCCTCCGAAACCCCGCCCCACCTTCGATTCGCCTGA
- a CDS encoding HAL/PAL/TAL family ammonia-lyase, translating to MTTIDIDGYNLTIDQLTRLARDPDVTARLAPDASDRMQASADLRAELVASNTAIYGVTTGFGDSARTLISADQADALQGDLIRFLLSGQGETTPHSVTRAMIAVRANCLARGVSGARPLIAEMLVDLLNHNITPLVPQRGSVGASGDLVPSAYLAETLMGEGSVHFNGTTTTAAAALQAIGLRPVKLQAKEALALVNGTSFMTAYAALSLHAARELALGADACTALTSQVLGGFAAHFASFLTDHKPHPGQIASAALVSTLLEGSTMSGQAEQHVPGDTKEVRKLNRQVQDRYSVRCAPHVTGVLRDTVEWASRWVETEINSANDNPLFDVDSGEVFSGGNFYGGHVVAAMDALKVAVSSVADLMDRQLALIVDDKFNNGLPSNLVDEHRDETGMSHGYKGMQIACSALAAEALKNSTPATVFSRSTESHNQDKVSMGSIGARDAWNVVDLTRNAMAIHLHALCQGAELRGSERLSPATKVLWDSVRDKVDFLVADRPLDREIALLADLIDDGGFSQTIGKYDGSSKDD from the coding sequence ATGACGACCATCGACATCGACGGTTACAACCTCACCATCGACCAACTCACCCGTCTCGCCCGCGACCCGGACGTGACGGCTCGTCTCGCGCCCGACGCGTCAGATCGCATGCAAGCCAGTGCCGACCTGCGCGCCGAGCTCGTCGCCAGTAATACCGCCATCTACGGGGTCACCACCGGTTTCGGCGACAGCGCCCGGACGTTGATTTCCGCAGACCAGGCCGATGCGCTGCAAGGTGACCTCATCCGCTTCCTCCTGTCCGGCCAGGGAGAAACCACCCCGCATTCGGTAACGCGCGCCATGATCGCGGTCCGCGCCAATTGTCTGGCGCGCGGGGTGTCCGGAGCCCGTCCATTGATCGCTGAAATGCTGGTGGATTTGTTGAACCACAACATCACTCCCCTGGTCCCACAGCGCGGTTCAGTAGGTGCCTCGGGAGACCTGGTTCCGTCGGCCTACCTTGCCGAGACCCTCATGGGCGAGGGCTCGGTACATTTCAACGGCACCACCACGACCGCCGCTGCCGCCCTGCAGGCCATCGGTCTCCGCCCTGTCAAACTGCAAGCCAAAGAAGCATTGGCCCTGGTAAACGGAACCTCGTTCATGACCGCCTACGCCGCGCTCTCCCTCCACGCGGCCCGTGAACTGGCGTTGGGTGCCGACGCCTGCACCGCACTGACGTCACAGGTACTAGGCGGATTCGCCGCGCATTTCGCGTCCTTCCTCACCGACCACAAACCTCACCCCGGACAGATCGCCAGCGCCGCACTCGTCTCCACTCTGCTCGAGGGCTCAACCATGTCCGGCCAGGCCGAACAGCATGTCCCGGGAGACACTAAAGAAGTTCGCAAACTCAATCGACAAGTGCAGGACCGATATTCGGTACGTTGCGCACCGCATGTCACCGGGGTACTGCGCGACACCGTGGAATGGGCGAGCCGCTGGGTCGAAACGGAAATCAATTCGGCGAACGACAATCCATTGTTCGACGTCGACAGTGGCGAAGTATTCAGTGGCGGAAACTTCTACGGCGGCCATGTCGTCGCGGCCATGGACGCCTTGAAGGTCGCCGTCTCCTCGGTAGCCGACCTCATGGACCGACAGTTGGCGCTGATCGTCGACGACAAGTTCAACAACGGCCTACCCTCCAACCTCGTCGACGAGCACCGAGACGAGACGGGAATGAGTCATGGCTACAAGGGAATGCAGATCGCATGTTCGGCGCTCGCAGCCGAAGCGCTGAAGAACTCCACCCCGGCAACGGTATTCTCTCGGTCAACCGAGTCTCACAATCAGGACAAGGTCTCCATGGGGTCCATAGGAGCGAGGGACGCTTGGAATGTGGTCGACCTGACCCGCAACGCCATGGCCATTCACCTGCATGCTCTCTGTCAAGGAGCGGAGCTGCGCGGCAGCGAACGCCTCTCTCCCGCGACCAAGGTCCTGTGGGATTCGGTGCGTGACAAAGTCGATTTCCTGGTGGCCGATCGCCCCTTGGACCGGGAGATCGCCTTGTTGGCGGACCTGATAGACGACGGCGGCTTCAGTCAAACGATCGGCAAATACGACGGCTCAAGCAAAGACGATTAA